A genomic window from Ideonella sp. WA131b includes:
- a CDS encoding S9 family peptidase: MATKSRKPRPITVDDLWQIERLGAPSLSPDGAQAVASLTRYSMDENKGSTQLWLLSTLGGEPRPLTACGDKDGAPRWSPRGDLIAFTAQREQEEAKDATPQLYVIAPDGGEARRAATVATGVEGFRWMPDGRRLVFLSWVWPGLKGAKAQAARHKAFSERKETGYATSEAQYRHWDHNMPMGRVVHLHLLTLGADGNSRRPGTVRDLFEGTPYELPRADPDVDHFDVSPDGRHLVFCFDPAPEKRGDGRHALVELDLKTGRFATLAQDAAWDFGAPRYSPDGRRVAFTAQHVGRKHTMPEQLAVLERGAKPRWDVVSAEWDHAVQAPLTWEADGSAVLLPAEQKGRRHLWRFDLADRRAEIVVAGGWLGAYDKAAGTLVTLADSALHPARLHAHVPGEAPRRLERFNDERLAQWAFGKVEEVWVQGALGDPVQMWLTYPPGFDPRKKHPVMHNIHGGPHTGPGDNWHYRWNTQVFAAQGYVVASVNYHGSSGFGNAFLDSITHRWGELELQDIEAATDWLLKKPWGDRQRVFACGGSYGGYMVAWMNGHVKPGRYQAYVCHAGCYDWVGMFADDAYLWHAKELGAWYWDDMARVHGQSPHAFAKNFRTPTLVIHGALDYRVPDAQGLAYYHTLKALGVDARLLWFPDENHWILKPRNSRLWHEEFFGWLAAHDPGHVRGGGRTKRAR; the protein is encoded by the coding sequence ATGGCCACCAAGAGCAGGAAGCCCAGGCCGATCACGGTCGACGACCTCTGGCAGATCGAGCGCCTCGGCGCCCCCAGCCTGAGCCCCGACGGCGCGCAGGCCGTGGCCTCGCTGACGCGCTACTCGATGGACGAGAACAAGGGCTCGACGCAGCTGTGGCTGCTGTCCACGCTCGGCGGCGAGCCGCGGCCGCTGACGGCCTGCGGCGACAAGGACGGCGCCCCGCGTTGGAGCCCGCGCGGCGACCTCATCGCCTTCACCGCGCAGCGCGAGCAGGAAGAGGCCAAGGACGCCACGCCACAGCTGTACGTGATCGCACCCGACGGCGGCGAGGCACGCCGCGCCGCCACCGTGGCGACGGGCGTGGAGGGCTTCCGCTGGATGCCCGATGGCCGGCGGCTCGTGTTCCTGAGCTGGGTGTGGCCCGGGCTCAAGGGCGCCAAGGCGCAGGCCGCGCGCCACAAGGCATTCAGCGAACGCAAGGAAACCGGCTACGCCACCAGCGAGGCCCAGTACCGCCACTGGGACCACAACATGCCGATGGGCCGCGTCGTGCACCTGCACCTGCTCACGCTCGGCGCCGATGGAAACAGCCGCAGGCCGGGCACCGTGCGCGACCTGTTCGAAGGCACGCCCTACGAGCTGCCGCGCGCCGACCCGGACGTCGACCACTTTGACGTCTCGCCCGACGGCCGCCACCTCGTGTTCTGCTTCGACCCGGCGCCCGAGAAGCGCGGCGACGGCCGCCACGCGCTCGTCGAGCTCGACCTGAAGACCGGCCGCTTCGCCACGCTGGCGCAGGACGCGGCCTGGGACTTCGGCGCCCCGCGCTACAGCCCCGACGGCCGCCGCGTCGCTTTCACGGCGCAGCACGTGGGCCGCAAGCACACGATGCCCGAGCAACTGGCGGTGCTCGAACGCGGTGCGAAACCGCGCTGGGACGTGGTCAGCGCCGAGTGGGACCACGCCGTGCAGGCCCCGCTCACCTGGGAGGCCGACGGCAGCGCCGTGCTGCTGCCGGCCGAGCAGAAGGGCCGCCGCCACCTGTGGCGCTTCGACCTCGCCGACCGCCGCGCCGAGATCGTGGTGGCCGGCGGCTGGCTGGGCGCCTACGACAAGGCCGCCGGCACGCTGGTGACGCTGGCCGACAGCGCGCTGCACCCGGCGCGGCTGCACGCGCACGTGCCGGGCGAGGCGCCGCGCCGCCTCGAGCGCTTCAACGACGAGCGGCTGGCGCAATGGGCCTTCGGCAAGGTCGAGGAGGTGTGGGTCCAGGGCGCGCTGGGTGATCCGGTGCAGATGTGGCTCACCTACCCGCCGGGCTTCGACCCCAGGAAGAAGCACCCGGTGATGCACAACATCCACGGCGGCCCGCACACCGGCCCTGGCGACAACTGGCACTACCGCTGGAACACGCAGGTCTTCGCGGCCCAGGGCTACGTGGTGGCCAGCGTCAACTACCACGGCAGCTCGGGCTTCGGCAACGCCTTCCTCGACAGCATCACGCACCGCTGGGGCGAGCTCGAGCTGCAGGACATCGAGGCCGCCACCGACTGGCTGCTGAAGAAGCCCTGGGGCGACCGCCAGCGCGTGTTCGCCTGCGGCGGCAGCTACGGCGGTTACATGGTGGCCTGGATGAACGGCCATGTGAAGCCCGGCCGCTACCAGGCCTACGTGTGCCACGCCGGCTGCTACGACTGGGTGGGCATGTTCGCCGACGACGCCTACCTCTGGCACGCCAAGGAACTGGGCGCCTGGTACTGGGACGACATGGCCCGCGTGCACGGCCAGAGCCCGCATGCCTTCGCGAAGAACTTCCGCACGCCCACCCTCGTGATCCACGGCGCGCTCGACTACCGCGTGCCCGACGCCCAGGGCCTGGCCTACTACCACACGCTGAAGGCGCTGGGGGTGGACGCCCGGCTCTTGTGGTTCCCCGACGAGAACCACTG
- a CDS encoding cytochrome c4, translating to MTKLAAPFLLALAGVLATSAQAQDVKRGELRAAQCIGCHGIPGYQSSFPEVHRVPKISGQNAAYIVASLQAYAKGERRHPTMRAIAGMLTEQEMADLGAFYEQHGASMLKPVAETPARQPSPAVQALLTKGACASCHGANFNKPISGVTPKIAGQHADFLYVSLRAYTVQDNPNIGRANGIMSAQVKPYTRAELRQLADYIGTLPGDLRVVPQARFR from the coding sequence ATGACCAAGCTTGCCGCCCCCTTCTTGCTGGCCCTGGCCGGTGTGCTCGCCACCTCAGCCCAGGCCCAGGACGTGAAGCGGGGCGAACTGCGCGCCGCGCAGTGCATCGGCTGCCACGGCATCCCGGGCTACCAGTCGAGCTTCCCCGAGGTGCACCGTGTGCCCAAGATCTCGGGCCAGAACGCGGCCTACATCGTCGCCTCGCTGCAGGCTTACGCCAAGGGCGAGCGCCGGCATCCGACGATGCGCGCCATCGCCGGCATGCTCACCGAGCAGGAAATGGCCGACCTCGGCGCCTTCTACGAGCAGCATGGCGCTTCGATGCTCAAGCCCGTCGCCGAGACCCCGGCGCGCCAACCCAGCCCGGCCGTGCAGGCCCTGCTGACCAAGGGTGCCTGCGCGTCGTGCCACGGTGCCAACTTCAACAAGCCGATCAGCGGCGTCACGCCCAAGATCGCCGGTCAGCACGCCGACTTCCTCTACGTGTCGCTGCGCGCCTACACCGTCCAGGATAACCCGAACATCGGCCGTGCCAACGGCATCATGTCCGCGCAAGTCAAGCCCTACACCCGGGCCGAACTGCGGCAGCTGGCCGATTACATCGGGACGCTGCCCGGCGATCTGCGCGTGGTGCCCCAGGCCCGCTTCCGCTGA
- a CDS encoding VWA domain-containing protein has protein sequence MPSGQTPGRLAENVMHFARVLRSAGLSVGTDRVQLALQALPVAGLEGKADFHAVLSACFVSRHEQQTLFDQAFTLYWRDPDLAGRMRALLLPRVNTNTPPPVKENRRLGDALFPSSRDAPAKAPPPAEIELEATLTSSAQERLQKADFETMSTDEFRAALRLLTRLKPAMAPLPTRRREASPRPGRLDVRATLRAAGRVGGDYLPLRHSAVREVVPPLVVLADISGSMARYSRMLLHFAHLLGQAGPRVETFVFGTRLTRLTPLLRQRDPDVAVAQCTANVKDWSGGTRIAHSLHDFNRLWARRVLGSRATVLLVSDGLEHEAADDLAFEMERLHKSCRRLVWLNPLLRFEAFQPRARGIRAMLPHVDDFRPVHNLASLAQLVDALAKPPPQRRVPSA, from the coding sequence ATCCCCTCTGGCCAAACCCCCGGCCGCCTGGCCGAGAACGTGATGCACTTCGCGCGCGTGCTGCGCAGCGCCGGCCTCAGCGTGGGCACCGACCGCGTGCAGCTCGCGCTGCAGGCCCTGCCCGTGGCCGGCCTCGAAGGCAAGGCCGACTTCCACGCCGTGCTCTCGGCCTGCTTCGTCAGCCGCCACGAGCAGCAGACCCTCTTCGACCAGGCCTTCACCCTCTACTGGCGCGACCCCGATCTGGCCGGCCGCATGCGCGCGCTGCTGCTGCCGCGCGTCAACACCAACACGCCGCCGCCGGTGAAGGAGAACCGCCGCCTCGGCGACGCGCTCTTTCCCAGCAGCCGCGACGCGCCCGCCAAGGCGCCGCCGCCGGCCGAGATCGAGCTCGAAGCCACGCTGACCTCGAGCGCGCAGGAGCGGCTGCAGAAGGCCGACTTCGAAACCATGAGCACGGATGAATTTCGCGCAGCCCTGCGCCTGCTCACACGCCTGAAGCCGGCGATGGCGCCGCTGCCCACGCGCCGCCGCGAGGCCAGCCCGCGCCCCGGGCGGCTGGACGTGCGCGCCACGCTGCGTGCCGCCGGTCGCGTGGGCGGCGACTACCTGCCGCTGCGCCACAGCGCGGTGCGCGAGGTGGTGCCGCCACTGGTGGTGCTGGCCGACATCTCCGGCTCGATGGCGCGCTACTCGCGCATGCTGCTGCACTTTGCGCATCTGCTCGGCCAGGCCGGGCCGCGCGTGGAGACCTTCGTCTTCGGCACGCGCCTGACGCGCCTCACACCCCTCTTGCGCCAGCGCGACCCCGACGTCGCCGTGGCCCAGTGCACCGCCAACGTCAAGGACTGGTCCGGCGGCACACGCATCGCGCACAGCCTGCACGACTTCAACCGCCTCTGGGCGCGGCGCGTGCTGGGCTCGCGCGCCACCGTGCTGCTGGTCAGCGACGGCCTCGAGCACGAGGCCGCCGACGACCTGGCCTTCGAGATGGAGCGGCTGCACAAGAGCTGCCGCCGCCTGGTGTGGCTGAACCCGCTGCTGCGCTTCGAGGCCTTTCAGCCGCGCGCGCGCGGTATCCGCGCCATGCTGCCGCACGTGGACGACTTCCGCCCGGTGCACAACCTGGCGAGCCTGGCGCAGCTGGTCGATGCCCTGGCCAAGCCGCCGCCCCAGCGGCGCGTGCCTTCAGCGTAG
- a CDS encoding MoxR family ATPase: MRFQGSERYVATPDLMLAVNAALTLKRPLLVKGEPGTGKTMLAEEVAQALGMPLLQWHVKSTTKAQQGLYEYDAVSRLRDSQLPDADSAAKVRDIRNYIVQGVLWQAFTTEQPVALLIDEIDKADIEFPNDLLRELDRMEFYVYETRELVRARHRPLVFITSNNEKELPDAFLRRCFFHYIKFPDAETMQAIVDVHFPGLKRELLSRAMKTFFDIRGLPGLKKKPSTSELLDWLKLLVAEDIPLEALQSSDDKVAIPPLVGALLKNEQDLTLFEKLVFMQKHNR, encoded by the coding sequence ATGAGATTCCAAGGCTCCGAACGCTACGTCGCCACGCCCGACCTGATGCTGGCCGTCAACGCCGCCCTCACGCTGAAGCGGCCGCTGCTGGTGAAGGGCGAGCCCGGCACCGGCAAGACGATGCTCGCCGAAGAGGTGGCGCAGGCGCTGGGCATGCCGCTGCTGCAATGGCATGTGAAGAGCACCACCAAGGCGCAGCAGGGCCTGTACGAGTACGACGCCGTGAGCCGGCTGCGCGACAGCCAGTTGCCGGACGCCGACAGTGCCGCCAAGGTGCGCGACATCCGCAACTACATCGTGCAGGGCGTGCTGTGGCAGGCCTTCACGACCGAGCAGCCCGTGGCGCTGCTGATCGACGAGATCGACAAGGCCGACATCGAGTTCCCGAACGATCTGCTGCGCGAGCTCGACCGCATGGAGTTCTACGTCTACGAGACGCGCGAGCTCGTGCGGGCCAGGCACCGGCCGCTGGTGTTCATCACCAGCAACAACGAGAAGGAGCTGCCCGACGCCTTCCTGCGGCGCTGCTTCTTCCACTACATCAAGTTCCCCGACGCCGAGACGATGCAGGCGATCGTCGACGTTCACTTCCCCGGCCTCAAGCGCGAGCTGCTGTCGCGCGCGATGAAGACCTTCTTCGACATCCGCGGCCTGCCCGGGCTGAAGAAGAAGCCGAGCACGAGCGAGCTGCTCGACTGGCTCAAGCTGCTGGTGGCGGAAGACATCCCGCTCGAGGCACTGCAGTCGTCGGACGACAAGGTGGCCATCCCGCCGCTGGTGGGCGCACTGCTGAAGAACGAGCAGGACCTGACGCTGTTCGAGAAGCTCGTGTTCATGCAGAAACACAATCGCTGA
- a CDS encoding DMT family transporter has protein sequence MTRRDIVDLLLLGAIWGASFLFMRLGAAEFGPVALAFVRVAGAALLLVPLMLLKQQGGAWRTHGRAIAGIGIVNSALPFLLYAVAALALTTALLSVFNATVPIWGALIAWLWLKDQLSASRWLGLAIGVAGVVGLGWGKADLTAGAHGVSAAIGVAACLAATALYGLGANMSRRWLQGLPPLAVAAGSQAAATLALVVPAVLWWPAVNPGATAWAAAIALSLLCTGLAYVLFFRLIARTGAATATSVTFLIPAFALLWGFLALGEVPTGTMLVGCAVILLGTALATGLLRWPLR, from the coding sequence ATGACGCGCCGCGACATCGTCGACCTGCTGCTCCTGGGCGCCATCTGGGGCGCCAGCTTCCTGTTCATGCGCCTGGGGGCGGCCGAGTTCGGCCCGGTGGCGCTGGCCTTCGTGCGCGTGGCCGGTGCGGCGCTGCTGCTGGTGCCGCTGATGCTGCTCAAGCAGCAGGGCGGCGCCTGGCGCACGCACGGCCGCGCCATCGCCGGCATCGGCATCGTCAACTCGGCGTTGCCCTTCCTGCTGTACGCGGTGGCGGCGCTGGCGCTGACGACGGCGCTGCTGTCGGTGTTCAACGCCACGGTGCCGATCTGGGGCGCGCTCATCGCCTGGCTGTGGCTGAAGGACCAGCTGAGTGCCTCGCGCTGGCTCGGGCTGGCCATCGGCGTGGCCGGGGTCGTGGGGCTGGGCTGGGGCAAGGCCGACCTCACCGCCGGCGCGCACGGCGTCAGCGCGGCCATCGGCGTGGCGGCCTGCCTGGCCGCGACTGCCTTGTACGGACTCGGCGCCAACATGTCGCGGCGCTGGCTGCAAGGCCTGCCGCCACTGGCCGTGGCCGCGGGCAGCCAGGCCGCCGCCACGCTGGCGCTGGTGGTGCCGGCCGTGCTGTGGTGGCCGGCGGTCAACCCCGGCGCCACGGCCTGGGCAGCGGCGATCGCCTTGTCGCTGCTGTGCACCGGGCTGGCCTATGTGCTGTTCTTCCGCCTGATCGCCCGCACCGGCGCGGCCACCGCCACCAGCGTGACCTTCCTGATCCCGGCCTTCGCCTTGCTGTGGGGCTTTCTCGCGCTCGGCGAGGTGCCCACCGGCACCATGCTCGTGGGCTGCGCCGTCATCCTGCTGGGCACGGCGCTGGCGACCGGGCTGCTGCGCTGGCCGCTACGCTGA
- a CDS encoding (2Fe-2S)-binding protein — MSSPLTLTVNGSTVTRDVPPETLLVEFIREHLRLTGTHVGCDTAQCGACTVHLDGRAVKSCNMLAHEAAGSRVSTIEGLEAADGSLHPMQAAFKSCHGLQCGFCTPGMVMSAVDLATHHGCHSEGQVREALEGNICRCTGYHNIVKAVIKGAADMKATA; from the coding sequence ATGAGCAGCCCGCTCACCCTTACCGTCAACGGCAGCACCGTCACGCGGGATGTCCCACCCGAGACGCTGCTGGTGGAGTTCATCCGCGAACACCTGCGGCTCACCGGCACCCACGTGGGCTGCGACACCGCCCAGTGCGGCGCCTGCACCGTGCACCTCGACGGGCGCGCGGTCAAGAGCTGCAACATGTTGGCCCACGAGGCCGCCGGCTCCCGGGTCAGCACCATCGAGGGCCTGGAGGCGGCCGACGGCAGCCTGCACCCGATGCAGGCCGCGTTCAAGTCCTGCCACGGCCTGCAGTGTGGCTTCTGCACCCCAGGCATGGTGATGAGCGCTGTGGACCTGGCCACGCACCACGGCTGCCACAGCGAGGGCCAGGTGCGCGAAGCGCTGGAGGGCAACATCTGCCGTTGCACCGGCTACCACAACATCGTCAAGGCGGTCATCAAGGGCGCCGCCGACATGAAGGCCACGGCCTGA
- a CDS encoding xanthine dehydrogenase family protein molybdopterin-binding subunit, with amino-acid sequence MNARQGFVGQSVERREDTRFLTGRGQYTDDITLPGQTHGVFLRSPHAHARIKSISTAAAAKAPGVVAVFTGEPFKGVGGLPCGWLINNLDGTPMKEPKHPVLADGKVRYVGDRVALIVAETLAQAQAARDLIEVEYEVLAPVIDTAKATAIASNVHDEAPGNLCYHWGIGDKDGTAAAFASAAHVTTLHFRNNRLIPNAMEPRCANASYNSAADEYTLYVSNQNPHVERLLMCAFVLGIPEHKMRVIAPDVGGGFGSKIYLYGEETALVWASKQIRRPIKWTAERSEAFLSDAHGRDHVTTAQLALDKDGHFLGLKADTTANMGAYLSTFASCIPTILHATLLAGQYKTPKIWCEVKAVFTNTAPVDAYRGAGRPEATYLLERIVETAATEMGIDPAEIRRRNFITSFPYATPVGLTYDIGDYNATMTRAIELADVAGFAARKAASVAKGLKRGIGYAAYIEACGIAPSSVAGALGARAGLFEAGEVRVHPTGKVTVFTGSHSHGQGHETTFAQVVADRLGIPMEDVSIEHGDTGKILFGMGTYGSRSLAVGGTAIVKALDKIIAKGKKIAAHLMEASDSDIVFEDGLFKVAGTDKNVPFASVSLTAYVPHNFPHDKLEPGLNENAFYDPSNFTYPAGTYICEVEIDPATGKTTIERFTAVDDFGNVVNPMIVEGQVHGGLAQGIGQAMLEHGVYDNDSGQLLSGSYMDYAMPRADDVPGFTVETAKGTPCTHNPLGVKGCGEAGAIGSPPAVINAICNALGVKDVPMPATPHTVWKAAHGKL; translated from the coding sequence ATGAACGCACGCCAGGGTTTTGTCGGCCAGTCCGTCGAGCGCCGCGAAGACACGCGCTTCCTCACCGGCCGCGGCCAGTACACCGACGACATCACGCTGCCGGGGCAGACGCACGGCGTCTTCCTGCGCAGCCCACATGCGCACGCGCGCATCAAGTCCATCAGCACCGCAGCCGCCGCCAAGGCGCCCGGCGTGGTGGCCGTGTTCACCGGCGAGCCCTTCAAGGGCGTGGGCGGCCTGCCCTGCGGCTGGCTGATCAACAACCTCGACGGCACGCCCATGAAGGAGCCCAAGCACCCGGTGCTGGCCGACGGCAAAGTGCGCTATGTCGGCGACCGCGTGGCGCTCATCGTCGCCGAGACGCTGGCCCAGGCCCAGGCCGCGCGCGACCTGATCGAGGTCGAGTACGAGGTGCTCGCACCGGTGATCGATACCGCCAAGGCCACCGCCATCGCGTCGAACGTGCACGACGAGGCGCCGGGCAACCTTTGCTACCACTGGGGCATCGGCGACAAGGACGGCACGGCGGCGGCGTTCGCCAGTGCGGCGCATGTGACGACCCTCCACTTCCGCAACAACCGGCTCATCCCGAACGCGATGGAGCCGCGCTGCGCCAACGCCAGCTACAACAGCGCCGCCGACGAGTACACGCTGTACGTGAGCAACCAGAACCCGCACGTCGAGCGGCTGCTGATGTGCGCTTTTGTGCTGGGCATCCCCGAGCACAAGATGCGCGTCATCGCCCCTGACGTGGGCGGCGGCTTCGGCAGCAAGATCTACCTCTACGGCGAGGAGACGGCGCTGGTGTGGGCCAGCAAGCAGATCAGGCGCCCGATCAAGTGGACGGCCGAGCGCAGCGAGGCCTTCCTGTCGGATGCCCACGGCCGGGACCACGTCACGACGGCGCAGCTGGCACTCGACAAGGACGGCCACTTCCTGGGTCTGAAGGCCGACACCACCGCCAACATGGGAGCCTACCTGTCCACATTTGCCAGCTGCATCCCGACCATCCTGCACGCCACCCTGCTGGCCGGCCAGTACAAGACGCCCAAGATCTGGTGCGAGGTGAAGGCCGTGTTCACCAACACCGCACCGGTGGATGCCTACCGCGGTGCCGGCCGCCCCGAGGCCACCTACCTGCTCGAGCGCATCGTCGAAACCGCGGCCACCGAGATGGGCATCGACCCGGCCGAGATCCGCCGCCGCAACTTCATCACCAGCTTCCCCTACGCCACCCCGGTAGGCCTCACGTACGACATCGGCGACTACAACGCCACGATGACGCGCGCCATCGAGCTGGCCGACGTGGCCGGCTTCGCGGCGCGCAAGGCCGCGAGCGTGGCCAAGGGCCTGAAGCGCGGCATCGGCTACGCGGCCTACATCGAGGCCTGCGGCATCGCGCCGTCGAGCGTGGCGGGTGCGCTGGGCGCCCGTGCGGGCCTGTTCGAGGCCGGCGAGGTGCGCGTGCACCCCACGGGCAAGGTGACGGTGTTCACCGGCAGCCACAGCCACGGCCAGGGCCACGAGACCACCTTCGCGCAAGTGGTGGCCGATCGCCTGGGCATCCCGATGGAAGACGTGTCCATCGAGCACGGCGACACCGGCAAGATCCTCTTCGGCATGGGCACCTACGGCAGCCGCTCGCTCGCCGTGGGCGGCACCGCCATCGTCAAGGCGCTGGACAAGATCATCGCCAAGGGCAAGAAGATCGCCGCCCACCTGATGGAAGCGTCGGACAGCGACATCGTGTTCGAGGACGGCCTCTTCAAGGTGGCCGGCACCGACAAGAACGTGCCGTTTGCCAGCGTCTCGCTCACGGCCTACGTGCCGCACAACTTCCCGCACGACAAGCTCGAGCCGGGCCTGAACGAAAACGCCTTCTACGACCCGAGCAACTTCACCTACCCCGCCGGCACCTACATCTGCGAAGTCGAGATCGACCCCGCCACCGGCAAGACGACGATCGAGCGCTTCACGGCCGTCGATGACTTCGGCAACGTCGTCAACCCGATGATCGTGGAAGGGCAGGTGCACGGCGGCCTGGCACAGGGCATCGGCCAGGCCATGCTCGAGCACGGCGTGTACGACAACGACAGCGGCCAGCTGCTCAGCGGCAGCTACATGGACTACGCCATGCCGCGTGCCGACGACGTGCCCGGCTTCACCGTCGAAACGGCCAAGGGCACGCCCTGCACGCACAACCCGCTGGGCGTGAAGGGCTGCGGCGAGGCTGGGGCCATCGGCAGCCCGCCGGCGGTGATCAACGCCATCTGCAACGCGCTCGGCGTGAAGGACGTGCCGATGCCGGCCACACCGCACACGGTGTGGAAGGCCGCCCACGGCAAGCTCTGA
- a CDS encoding FAD binding domain-containing protein, with the protein MQSFQFSKAKNVAEAKAAAASGAKILAGGQSLLPSMRLGLAAPEALASLAGIAELKGITVGGGVVKIGAMTTHATVAASAEVRAAIPALADLANHIGDRQVRNRGTIGGSLANNDPAACYPAAVLGLGATVHTDRRDIAADDFFVGLYTTALAEDEVITAVSFPVPEKAGWQKFKQPASRFSIIGVFTSKGPKGVRVAVTGGGNGVFRASALEAQLAGNYSAAALAGATVSADGLNSDLHGSAEYRAALIPVLAARAVG; encoded by the coding sequence ATGCAGAGCTTCCAATTCAGCAAGGCGAAGAACGTGGCCGAGGCCAAGGCCGCGGCGGCCTCGGGCGCCAAGATCCTGGCCGGCGGGCAGAGCCTGCTGCCGTCGATGCGCCTGGGCCTGGCGGCACCCGAGGCGCTGGCCAGCCTGGCCGGCATCGCCGAGTTGAAGGGCATCACGGTGGGCGGCGGCGTCGTCAAGATCGGCGCCATGACCACGCACGCCACGGTGGCCGCGAGCGCCGAGGTGCGCGCGGCTATCCCGGCGCTGGCCGACCTGGCCAACCACATCGGCGACCGGCAGGTGCGCAACCGCGGCACCATCGGCGGCAGCCTGGCCAACAACGACCCGGCCGCGTGCTACCCGGCCGCCGTGCTGGGCCTGGGCGCCACCGTGCACACCGACCGCCGCGACATCGCCGCCGACGACTTCTTCGTCGGCCTGTACACCACGGCGCTGGCCGAAGACGAGGTCATCACCGCGGTGAGCTTCCCGGTGCCTGAGAAGGCGGGCTGGCAGAAGTTCAAGCAGCCGGCCTCGCGCTTCTCGATCATCGGCGTGTTCACGAGCAAGGGCCCGAAGGGCGTTCGCGTGGCCGTCACGGGCGGAGGCAACGGTGTGTTCCGCGCCAGCGCGCTCGAGGCCCAGCTGGCTGGCAACTACAGCGCTGCCGCGCTGGCGGGGGCGACGGTCAGCGCCGATGGGCTCAACAGCGATCTGCACGGCTCGGCCGAGTACCGCGCGGCGCTGATCCCGGTGCTGGCGGCACGTGCCGTCGGCTGA
- a CDS encoding MoxR family ATPase encodes MPASIDEVGQALASQDYVADRRLATVVYLALKLGRPLFLEGEPGTGKTEIARTLAAALGRPLIRLQCHEGLDLAGAAYEWNYARQMLEIRLAEAAAEDRAALAARLFTDAFLVKRALLDAIDPLRPVPPVLLIDELDRADEPFEAFLLEVLADFQITIPEMGTVKAITPPIVVLTSNRTREVHDAVKRRCLYHWVGFPDAARELEIIRRRVPGASERLAREIVAFVQRLREIELHKLPGVAETIEWTRALRELDTVVLDPEVVQNTLGLLLKYQDDIARVGADEVARLIEQARTAAS; translated from the coding sequence CTGCCGGCCAGCATCGACGAGGTCGGACAGGCGCTCGCCTCGCAGGACTACGTGGCCGACCGCCGGTTGGCCACCGTCGTCTACCTCGCGCTCAAGCTGGGCCGGCCGCTCTTCCTGGAGGGCGAGCCCGGCACCGGCAAGACGGAGATCGCACGCACGCTGGCCGCCGCGCTGGGCCGGCCGCTGATCCGCCTGCAGTGCCACGAGGGCCTGGATCTGGCCGGCGCCGCCTACGAGTGGAACTACGCGCGGCAGATGCTCGAGATCCGCCTCGCCGAGGCCGCGGCAGAAGACCGTGCAGCCCTGGCCGCGCGTCTCTTCACCGACGCCTTCCTCGTCAAGCGCGCGCTGCTCGACGCCATCGACCCCTTGCGCCCGGTGCCCCCGGTGCTGCTGATCGACGAGCTCGACCGCGCCGACGAGCCCTTCGAGGCCTTCCTGCTGGAGGTGCTGGCCGACTTCCAGATCACCATCCCCGAGATGGGCACGGTGAAGGCGATCACGCCGCCCATCGTGGTGCTTACCAGCAACCGCACGCGCGAGGTGCACGACGCCGTGAAGCGGCGCTGCCTGTACCACTGGGTGGGCTTTCCGGATGCCGCACGCGAGCTCGAGATCATCCGCCGCCGCGTGCCCGGCGCGTCCGAGCGCCTCGCGCGCGAGATCGTGGCCTTCGTGCAGCGGCTGCGCGAGATCGAGCTGCACAAGCTGCCGGGGGTGGCCGAGACGATCGAGTGGACACGCGCGCTGCGCGAGCTGGACACCGTCGTGCTCGATCCCGAGGTGGTGCAGAACACCTTGGGACTGCTGCTCAAGTATCAGGATGACATCGCGCGGGTGGGCGCCGACGAGGTGGCGCGGCTGATCGAGCAGGCGCGTACGGCGGCGTCGTGA
- a CDS encoding GNAT family N-acetyltransferase — translation MRGWPEPVTLGGPHATLVPLAREHHDALVRAAHDGELWRLWYTAVPSPEGMAAEIERRLALAEAGSMRPYTVLDAAGTVVGMSTYMHIDAKNRRVEIGSTWTARSAQRTPLNTQCKRLLLGHAFETLHCIAVEFRTHRLNTQSRRAIERLGAQLDGILRAHQIGPDGTLRDTAVYSITAAEWPTVRSHLDWQLIKPRD, via the coding sequence GTGAGAGGCTGGCCTGAACCGGTCACGCTCGGCGGCCCGCATGCCACGCTCGTGCCGCTGGCGCGCGAGCACCACGACGCGCTGGTGCGCGCGGCGCATGACGGCGAGCTCTGGCGGCTCTGGTACACCGCCGTGCCCTCGCCCGAGGGCATGGCCGCCGAGATCGAGCGCCGCCTGGCGCTGGCCGAGGCCGGTTCGATGCGGCCCTACACCGTGCTCGATGCCGCCGGCACCGTGGTGGGCATGAGCACCTACATGCACATCGACGCGAAGAACCGCCGCGTCGAGATCGGCAGCACCTGGACCGCGCGCAGCGCCCAGCGCACGCCGCTGAACACGCAGTGCAAGCGGCTGCTGCTGGGCCATGCCTTCGAGACGCTGCACTGCATCGCGGTGGAGTTCCGCACGCACCGCCTGAACACGCAGAGCCGCCGCGCCATCGAGCGGCTCGGCGCGCAGCTCGACGGCATCCTGCGCGCGCACCAGATCGGCCCCGACGGCACGCTGCGCGACACCGCCGTCTACAGCATCACCGCGGCCGAGTGGCCCACGGTGCGCTCCCACCTCGACTGGCAACTCATCAAGCCGCGCGACTGA